The following is a genomic window from Deinococcus yavapaiensis KR-236.
AAATTCTAGCGCCAGGACGACACACCAAGTGTTACGTGTATGGCAGAATCGCGGACGTCAGGACGACAACTTCTTTTGCCACGCGTGCAGCAACCCCAGCGCCTCCATGGGCGTGAGGCGTGCCAAGTCCAGCGACGCGAGTTCCCGCGCGAGCTCGCCGTCTCCACCCTCGCTCTTCGCCGTCAAGCTCGCCAGCAAAGCCGCCGCCCGCGTCGTGACGCTTCCCGGCAAGCCCGCGATCTTCGCGACCTCCACCCCGTAACTGCTTTTCGCCGCTCCCTCGAGCACCTGATGGTAGAACGTCAGCCCGCGCGCCTCCTCCTGCGCGGCGACGTGAAGGTTCACGAGGCCCGGCAACTCTCCTTCGAGCCGGGTGAGCTCGAAGTAGTGCGTGGCAAACAGCGTGAACGCCCCGACGCCGTGCAAGTGCTCCAAAGCCGCCTGCGCGATCGCGAGGCCGTCGAGGGTGCTCGTGCCCCGACCCACCTCGTCGAGAATCACGAGACTTTTGGACGTGGCCGAGTGCAAGATGGCCGCGAGCTCGCTCATCTCCACCATGAACGTCGAGCGACCCCCGGCGAGGTCGTCGTTCGCGCCGATCCGCGTGTGAATCGCGTCGAACAACGGCAACTCCGCTTCGTCCACGGGCACGAAGGACCCGATCTGATGCAGCAGCGCGCACAACACCACCGTGCGCAGATACGTCGACTTGCCCGCCATGTTCGGCCCCGTCAACACCAGCATGCGACGCGACGCGTTCATGACGGCGTCGTTCGGCACGAACGCCTCTCGCAGCGCGAGCTCCACCACGGGATGCCGCGCCTGCACGAGCCGCACTTCACCGCTCGACGTCGCCGGTCGGTTCCAGCCGCGCGAAAACGCCACCTCGGCGAGGGTGGACAACACGTCGAGTTCGCTCAACGCTCCCGCCGCCGCCGAAAGCAACTCCACGTGGTTCGCGAGGGCCGCGCGAAGCTCGCCGAACACCTCGAACTCCAAGCGCTCCGCCGCCGACTCGCAACGCGCGATGTCACGCTCGCGCTCGCGCACGTCCGGCCGCGTGAAGCGGGCGCGGTCCTTCAAGGTCGCCACTTGACGGTAATCCGACGGAACTTTGTGCGCGTGCGCCTGCGATACTTCCAAGTAGTAGCCGAACACCGAGTTGTACGCGACCTTGATCGGCAAGCCCGTTCGCTCTCGCTCGCGCGCCTCGAGGTCCGCCATCCACGCTCGGCCCGTCAGCGCCTCGTCGCGCAACGCGTCGAGTTCGGCGCTGAACCCCTCGCGGATGAGCCCGCCTTCGCCAAGGCGAATCGGCGGGTTGTCTACGAGCGCCGCCCGAATGATCGCCACGACATCCGGCAAGGCCGTCAAACGCGCCCGCACTTGCCCGAGCAGCCCGCCTTGCCCTTCCAAGAGGGCGTCGAGTTCTGGCAGCAACTCCAACGTCCTGGCGAGCGCCGCCACCTCCTTCGGCAGCACCCGCTGAGACGCCACGCGCGCCGCGAGACGCTCCAAATCGTGCGCTCGGTACAGCAACGCCCGAATTCCATCGCGCAGATCCGGAGCGCGTACGAGCGCTTCCACCGCGTCGAGGCGCCCCTGAATCGACGCTTCGTCCAGCAACGGGGAGCGCAGCCACGCTCGCAACCGCCGCTTCCCGCCCGCCGTGCGCGTGTGCGCGAGCGCGGACAGCAACGTCGACCCACCCGCCGAATTGGCCTGGAACACTTCCAAGGCGCGCAGGGCCGCGTCCGACAAGTGCAAGGACGCGCCCGGCTCGTACCGCACGACGCGCGTCACCATATCGAGCCGCCCGTGCTGCGTCGAGCGCGTGTACGCGAGAATCGATCCGCACGCTCGAACGAGCGCCGACGTCGCCAAGCTTTCCGGAATTGCGCCGAACGTCGAGCGCAACTCCGCCTCGCACGCCGCCTCGTCGAAGCTGCCCTTCGAAATCATCACCGGGAACTTCGCACGGAAGTCCGACAGCAGCGCCGCGTTCTCCTCGAACTCCGGCGCGAGCAGCACCTCGCGCGCTCGGTGCCGCGCGAGCTCGTCGTACAAGGCGCCGCGCGTGCCGAACACCGCGCACTTGAACTCGCCCGTCGATACGTCCAGCAATGCCAGCGCGTACCCGTCGCCGGTCGCCACGGACGCGAGATAGTTCTCGTCGGCGCCCAGCAGGCGCTCCTCGGTGAGCGTGCCCGGCGTGAAGAGGTCCGTCACCTTGCGGTCCACGAGGCCCGAGCCCGGCAACTCCATCTGCTCGGCGATCGCGACCTTCACGCCCGCCGCGAGCAGACGCTCCACGTGCTGATCCTTTGCGCGAATCGGCACGCCCGCCATCGGCGTGGAGAAGTCCTTGCTCGTCTTGTGCGTCAACGTGATGCCCAGCAAGCGCGACAACCGCTCGGCATCCTCGCCGAAGGTTTCGAAGAAGTCGCCGCACTGAAAGAGCAGGATGGCGCCGGGCAGGCGCTCTTCGACTTCGTCGCGAAGCTCGACGTACTGCTGCAGCATCGAAGGGAGGGGGCCTTTTCCTGCGCCTTTCAGACCGCCGATGAAATTGAAGAGCCCGTTCGCGGTCGTCACGCGTCGAGGATAGCGTGATTTTCCCGCTCTAGATCGTGGTGCAAGACCGTTCCTTCCCGTCCTGGCGTGTCGACGAGTTCTACGGTCTCGGTGCCCCGCGTCGCTCGGTGGACAGAAAGGCGCGGGTACATTCCACGCCGCTCTTAACCCCCGACCTGCTCCTTTGGCAAGG
Proteins encoded in this region:
- the mutS gene encoding DNA mismatch repair protein MutS; translation: MLQQYVELRDEVEERLPGAILLFQCGDFFETFGEDAERLSRLLGITLTHKTSKDFSTPMAGVPIRAKDQHVERLLAAGVKVAIAEQMELPGSGLVDRKVTDLFTPGTLTEERLLGADENYLASVATGDGYALALLDVSTGEFKCAVFGTRGALYDELARHRAREVLLAPEFEENAALLSDFRAKFPVMISKGSFDEAACEAELRSTFGAIPESLATSALVRACGSILAYTRSTQHGRLDMVTRVVRYEPGASLHLSDAALRALEVFQANSAGGSTLLSALAHTRTAGGKRRLRAWLRSPLLDEASIQGRLDAVEALVRAPDLRDGIRALLYRAHDLERLAARVASQRVLPKEVAALARTLELLPELDALLEGQGGLLGQVRARLTALPDVVAIIRAALVDNPPIRLGEGGLIREGFSAELDALRDEALTGRAWMADLEARERERTGLPIKVAYNSVFGYYLEVSQAHAHKVPSDYRQVATLKDRARFTRPDVRERERDIARCESAAERLEFEVFGELRAALANHVELLSAAAGALSELDVLSTLAEVAFSRGWNRPATSSGEVRLVQARHPVVELALREAFVPNDAVMNASRRMLVLTGPNMAGKSTYLRTVVLCALLHQIGSFVPVDEAELPLFDAIHTRIGANDDLAGGRSTFMVEMSELAAILHSATSKSLVILDEVGRGTSTLDGLAIAQAALEHLHGVGAFTLFATHYFELTRLEGELPGLVNLHVAAQEEARGLTFYHQVLEGAAKSSYGVEVAKIAGLPGSVTTRAAALLASLTAKSEGGDGELARELASLDLARLTPMEALGLLHAWQKKLSS